The Paenibacillus sp. FSL R7-0204 genome includes a region encoding these proteins:
- a CDS encoding ATP-dependent DNA ligase — protein MPRGRTSAPAARPAGSLQLQPVTPFEPVLASVLPSGEQWIAQIKWDGVRMISYYDGSHAELINRRGNRRTLQYPELAEPGSYCRAGSFILDGEIIALSGGKPSFHEVMRRDSLKNEAAIRAVQPQVPVLYMVFDILYCDGIWLLDEPLSRRQELLKEMLLPHPHVQQVPSYPDPAQLLAAARQGSLEGIVCKDMHSTYAPGGKDKRWQKLKIISDVTAVAGGVTFRDGIVNALLFGLYDDAGRLHYIGHAGAGKMTVQDWRTLTGRVPGLVTEHMPFADLPQRSSGSVWIKPELVFKLHFLEWNPSGTFRQPVIQAQVELPAHSCSLSQRGF, from the coding sequence GTGCCTAGGGGACGGACTTCTGCGCCTGCTGCGAGGCCAGCCGGTTCCCTTCAGCTTCAGCCCGTCACTCCGTTTGAGCCTGTGCTGGCCTCTGTGCTTCCAAGCGGAGAACAGTGGATCGCCCAGATCAAATGGGACGGCGTGCGGATGATCTCCTATTACGACGGGAGCCATGCCGAACTGATTAACCGCCGGGGCAACCGCCGCACACTCCAGTATCCTGAACTGGCCGAACCAGGAAGCTATTGCCGGGCCGGCTCCTTCATTCTGGATGGCGAGATCATTGCACTCAGCGGCGGCAAGCCCTCCTTCCATGAGGTCATGCGGCGGGACAGCCTGAAGAACGAGGCGGCGATCCGGGCAGTGCAGCCGCAGGTTCCGGTGCTGTATATGGTTTTTGATATACTGTATTGTGACGGTATCTGGCTGCTGGATGAACCGCTGTCCCGGCGGCAGGAGCTGCTGAAGGAGATGCTGCTGCCCCATCCCCATGTGCAGCAGGTGCCGAGCTACCCGGACCCCGCCCAGCTGCTCGCTGCGGCGCGGCAGGGCAGTCTGGAGGGGATCGTCTGTAAGGATATGCACAGCACTTATGCGCCGGGCGGCAAGGACAAGCGCTGGCAGAAGCTCAAGATCATCTCCGATGTCACCGCTGTCGCCGGGGGCGTCACCTTCCGGGACGGCATCGTGAATGCGCTTCTGTTCGGCCTGTATGATGATGCCGGCAGGCTGCATTATATCGGACATGCCGGAGCAGGCAAAATGACCGTCCAGGACTGGCGGACACTGACCGGACGGGTTCCGGGACTTGTCACAGAGCATATGCCGTTTGCCGACCTTCCGCAGCGAAGCTCAGGCTCCGTTTGGATTAAGCCTGAGCTGGTGTTTAAGCTTCATTTTCTGGAATGGAATCCCTCCGGCACCTTCCGCCAGCCTGTGATTCAGGCTCAGGTCGAACTGCCCGCCCATTCTTGTTCTTTAAGCCAGAGGGGGTTCTAG